The Theileria equi strain WA chromosome 2 map unlocalized gcontig_1105316255037, whole genome shotgun sequence genomic sequence TCGGAGTTCCTTGCAGATTTTCGCCTGGAGGCATCGTCTCTAATCTCGATGTGAGCGAAGGGAATCCGCCAGGAACATCTCAAATCATGTTGCATCACTTATCTCCGCAGTAACAGAACCGAGTCGCCTATATGTGCAGGGGAGTGGACCAGCCCCTTGCCAATGTCAACCTATAAAAGTAGATTTTGTTAATACCATGGAAATTTGTCATAATAGTAGCAAGGTATGGGTTTAATGGGTATTATGTGGTTATTTTGTGGCTGGATATTCGACAAAGGTACACATAAGAGACTAATGACCGTGAAGAATGTCTATGAAGacaagggtacctagaacGCAATTCCACGTAGAGTTCGTAGAATGTGAATGATTGGTAATGTTGAAATTTGAACTTTTGAGTTACACAGTAGGATTTTCATAGCCAAAAGTAAGCTTTTCTAAGAGGGATAGGAACGGGAAATCACCGTTATAGgcacatttttgtaatgtATAAAGCATCCATATTGAACATTAGCGCAACTGTAGGATGTAAGAAAGTATATGGACGTGAAAAATTAGTCCAAAATCCATTTACAGATGGATAACATCTAGAGGTTTAATCTCCAGAACTACATTTATAGTTGGTATAAGTCAAAATTCTTCTGCATTAGTGATCAAACATTTGTTTGAATTGATGTGGTACGTTATAGGATGTTTGTCTCAGCCATCTTCTGTAGAGTTCCCCTGAGTACCTGAAAGGTTTCCCGTTTGCTTGTTCTGAGATGAAGCCTTTATGGCAGCTATTTTGGAGTCCTTTGATGTGTCCCTCATTCCATTGTACTTGGTACTAAATTCCTCCCTAGTTATATGTGACCAGCGATCATTgttcttttcaaaatggaCCTCCTTTGATATACCACTTGGCTGTTTGACATTAATATGCAGGAGCCTATTAAAATTTTCCCTAGAGCAATCGTAAATGAGCCAACACTTTTCACCATTTCCAGCTTCCCAAACCGTCTTTGTATCGTCCACAATCTTGTTAAAGTAGTAGCTACCTTTAGGAACATATACATCACGTTTAATGCCACTCAGGACGTCCGGTGATGTCAGCACcgtttcttcatcaatcTTGGCAATGTCAATTGTGAGAGGGTCTCTGAGTGTCTCTACTATAGTCGATGCTTTTTGTTGTCCAACTTTTTGCGCCGGCGCCCTCATctcattttgttttttcagGAATTCGTCTATATCAATCTCAGTCCACTCCTCACCACTTTTCTCGAAAAACTCTGGGAAAATATTGCCATTATTATCAGTTTCCAGAAAGAGCAAATGGATATCATCTTTAGATGATAAGACAGAGGAACTAGCCTTTACATGTCCACCCTCCCATAGCTCCTTATCACCATCAacaacagaggatatatgaTAATCTGTCTTGGAAGTAAATCTCTTTTTTGTTATTTCCTTGTTACTTTCATCCCGCACCAATATACTGTTGGAATCCGGTTTGGCAAGATCTAGAGTAACGGGAGTAGTAGTAAGCTGAGGAACAGATGATTCAGGTTTAGTATCTTCTTTTGGTTTCTCTTCGGGTACCTCCTCTTCATGtctttcttcctctttttgTTCAGGATTATCTGCAGGAGTTGGAGGTTCAGAAGGAGATTTTCTGGGAGCAGGAACAGCGGTAGTAAGATCTTGAATAGCTTGGTTGTTTGCAGGAGCATATACTTCTACTGTTACATTGCCTTTATCTTCCTTACTTGAGCCACAGCATGAACTGAAGCACGAGAACAACCCAAAGCAGTCAAAACAGTGGCAAGAATAAATCGCAAAAAGTACGAGGAGATCGAACACCGCATAAACCCTCATCTTATGATTGATACGTTCTGTAATTCAGAGGGAATAGGAATAATAGACAAATGCTCGAATGGGGTAGAAGAAGATTTATCCATCCAattctcttccttcctTTCAAAACAACTATCCATTGACATTTTCCTTGTAACTTGTAAACATGAGGAATCTATAGGCTCGAGTGATATCACCTCACACTCCACAGTTGGCCATTTCCGCGATGAATAAGCATATAGGATCCAAGTATTATTCATAAGGATTCCATGTATATGCACATATTCTAGTATAACCAGAGAATGTGATGGTTAATATGATTAAAGAAGGTTGTCTATACGGTGGTTTGGAACCGAGAATGTAGGTTATTCTTTGCTGTAAGGAAGATTCTCAAGTTCATAATGTTATAGATCCAAATTTGTGCTTATGCATTTACAGCAAATCTTGATCCAAAAAAAATGCAGGGCTAAATTATAGGCTGTAAGATGCCTGAATATGGGTCTTTTTGTATCCTGCCGGGAATGGAAGATATACCACGTTTACTTTATTATCACACCAATGTACCGATCTATTACGAGTATATAGGCACTCTATCATGATATATGCACAATTATTTCGTATGTACGTGCATTTCCCCAAAAATTTATGCTTCTCATGCCAAATacattcatctttataaaCTCAGAGTTCCAGCCTACAAGCCTATATTCTAGTCCTACTAAAACACCTAGTATTCTTAAAGTGTGTACATTTGTGAAGTTGTTAATAATTGGTCGGGAATGGCCTTACTCTAGCAAAAGTATAAGCCTTACCTGAATAACGACTGGTTTGTTATAGGGACAAGCAACGGGTCATTATAACGCCAACATAGAGTTATATATGAAAGAGACTTGAGTGTTCGACTCTTATGCCATTTTTAGAGACCACATCCTTGTCTGTACGGAAAATATGCGTCTAGATAAAGACTTACTTGCCTCAGTATAAACCATTCCGAATGTTTTGTTGAACTAAAAATGACCTACCACTACCTATACCTTTTGTTTCCTAGATATCCTTTGAGTACATGCGAATTGTATCACCATAGACTAGCCAAGCAAATACCTTAAACACTACAATTTATCAGCATGGATTTGTGAATTGTGAGAGTTCATCACAGATTCAGACTAAattaaaacatttatagTGTGTAAATCTCACTCTATACAAACTGCATTGAGCATGGACTCCATGCTGAAATTatatttcatcctttataaGTTTACGACCTTCTCTTTAAATACATCCTTTACTATTTCTTCCCatcttccatttattctttCATAGTGATAATTTCTAAAGGTGTTAGACTTGTCTCTGGAGAGCACATAAAGGAGATATGGTGTACCATTCTTTAGGTGAAGTCTCACAATGATCGCCCtttcctcttcatcttctttagcATCCCCTCTCCATAAGTGATGTTTGgcatattttatattctttacaAGAAAGTTATCCTTTGGGAAGAAGAGTACCATTGGATGTTGATGTATTTCCATATCAATTACTTGGCACCTAGGGGTTCCCTCATATATAGAAATATCTAAATCAACGTTTTCCATGTAACCTCCAAGTGTTCTGAGCCTTCTGAACTCCTCACCAATCTGTGATGTGCATTTTGACCACACGTTGTCTTTCTTATAATAGGCATCCTCTAGTCCCTCTGGACCAACACTCGTAACATTTAAAAGCGCCGGATGAGTTCCCCTGAGATAGACCACAGCAGATGTGCACATTTCACCACCTTTACTGGCTTCCCAGATAATATCTCCTTCATAGACGATTCTGTTTACAAAAGTGTTGAATGCTGGAATTATTAACTTTGCCGGTATACAGTCTACAAATGTATCAATAACTTCACAGCTTGAATCTGGTGATGTAAGATCAAAGGTTTGATAATTGTACAACAGTCTTCTATTTCGCATTTTTTGTAACCTTTCTAGATACCTGTTTCTTCCCAAGTTGTAAATAACACCTCCTTCCTTTAAAAAGTAGTATTCCGTCAAGTTATCCTTATTTTCAATTACAATCGTAATTATGAGAATACTTGAACTGTAATGATGTATATAGGCAACATTAACCCTTTCACGCTTACTCTGGTCAGATTCATAAAGTTGTATATTACCATAAGTAACTCTGGTTGTATAAAATCCTGGTTTTGGGACAAAAATAAACGTATCCATTCCAAACATGTTGGCCGTAAACACGTCGCATTCTTCTGTATGTTCTGCATCTCTAAGATCGAGTACAAACCCGGTAATAAGATCAATAGGTATGGACATCTTTTTAACCTCCTTGTAGTAGTTACtaactttgctccagttgTTTCCGTCCTTTCTCTTGAATGACTCCTCCGAAATCTGATAGTCGCATTCTATGGTCAAATGAACCATTTCCATAATATTGGATTTATGGTGGACTCTTAATAATATGCACTTAGCTTCCTTCGATGTCCAAATTATGGTAGGACCagattttatcatcttcaaacCCCAAAATGGGACACataaaaatgtttcaaCACCTCCAAATGAACATTCAAAGGTCTTACATATCAAACTGTCGGGATTTTGTATGTCAAAAATTGTCGGAGAACTAGGTACATTATTTCTCAGATTTGCAACTCCATTCCGTAGATGTAAATTGATTTGCTTAACTCTAAAGCCGTTTTCATCAATCTCTTTCCAGCCGTTTCCGGTCctctcaaagtacttgtgTATTTCATCACCAAACTTTTCTATATGCAAGTGTATGAGAGAGGAACCGTCCTTGGAACATCCGTGGCAACATTTCAATACCTCGTTTTGATTCGCAGCCCAAACGCTATCACGACCCTCTACTATGGAAGCAATATTGGTACAACCGTTTGGGTAGTAGGTGAAATGGAACACATCATGATTCATCATTTTATCCACGAGCACCTTATTCTTGTTGACGTTGGCAAGATCAAGTTTGTAGTCTCTATCAGCTTCAGTTGTTAGGGCATTAAGCATTAGATTAAACTGAGATGAACTAAGACGCCTCCAAATCCCATCTCTATTCTCAAAATGGTAGAAAATGGTCTCATTACCGTTCTTAACTTGTAGAGTTAAGAGCTTTAAATGGCCCCTGATTTTGTAGTTTACAAGAGTGcatttctcttcctcagtTCCTATCCACAGTGTAACGCTATCATCAACAACTCTATCATAGTAAAAGCTTCCCTTGGGAATGAATGATTTATAGTGGATTCCATTTACTAAATCTTTTGTTACATCAGTGGTTTGATCATCTATTTCACTGATATCCATACGGACTGGTACAGTTGGTTTTGGAATAGTTACTTTCTTTACAGGTACAGACTTCTGTTCTTGAGTTCCTGTAGTTTCTTTTACAGATTGAAGTAGAGCATTTCTAGGTATAGTAGCCGCTTGCTCGCTTGTGTTGACGGTAGATGACGTCTGTGTATCATTTTCCAGTGAAGAATCATCCTCACTATCCGCGGTTTCCATGTCAGTTATGTCGGCCTTGTAGTTGAGTATTGAAGGTATTATAACTTTAGGCGCAATGTCTACTCCTTCCCACTTATTTGCCCTCTTCTCAAAGACTTTCATATCATAACCTTTATCATTCTTCACTTGAAGAGAAAGTTTGCTAAGACCACCTTCATCCTTGCGGTAAAGAAGAGTACATttctcttctccatctgCTGCCCAAACTTCATATGGGCCATCTTGTACCTTGGTTATATAATGATCACCCTCTGGTATGTATGATGTGTTAACAGTGGCATCAACTGTAGTTTGGTTTAAAAGTATCTTTGAATCATTTACACCAGAAAGGTCCACAGTTACTGGTGATGGAGGCTCTACTTCCTTCGGAGCTTCTTCTTTAGCTACAGtttcttttggagtttCTACAATTTGTTCCTCTGAGTACTCTCCAATGGACTCTAGGTCCTTTTCTTTCATATCTTTATACCTTGCATTAAACTCTTGCTCTGTGATACTCTTCCAACCAGCACCAGTCTTTCTGTAGCATTTATATTGACCACCGACACAGACGGAGAGAATTGTGGTATGTCCTGTCTTGGAATAAGTATATGCCAAGGTTGCCactttaccatctttagaACTCCACACTGATTTAGAAGAGTCCAAGATCTTTGTGAAAGGTTTATCCTTGGGAAAATAGGATCTATGAATTATCCCATCTTCAACCGTTTCGTAAATTTGTGCTGCAGCGCTATTTTGTTCTACTAGGTCAAGTGTCTCACTCGTCTGTTtaaccttttgtttttccCTTTTTACCTCTTTTGGTTTAACCAACATCATTTCTTCTGATCCAGGTTCTAGCTCTGtctttgcaagtttatGGTTCGCTTTTACAGCCTCAAGAGGTTCGTGGTACGGTTCTTCCACAGGGGCCTCTGCGGGGGTTCTAACAAAATTCTCATTCGGGTCAATACTAGGGCTATGGAGGCTAGGCAAAGCTGCTTCCACATGCGTAGTAGGGACTTGTATGGAGTTCCCCATGGATCCATGTTTCGGGGATTCAGGAGTATTATTGTTAGTCTTTAGTGCTCTGTATTTTTTCGCAAAAGTATCCTTATCaatccttttccattcagTACCAACTTTTTCCAAAGATGTACATGCGTGGTTTTCCCCGGACTTTGTATAAACATTCATTATGGGAAAAAATCCTTGTCTGGAGAATAAATAAACCTCGATGCATACTGACCCATGTTCCTCCCAAATAAGAGCTCCGGAATCTACCAAACGGAATATTGAAGTATTTTCCTCTGGGAAGAACATTGTTGAATTTATATCACCCGTTTGAGTATCGGTACGTGTCACCTTGGGTGGATTACGatcagaaatatctaaTACAACATTTTCCTCATTGGAAGCCCGAGGCTTTGCTCGTGGCTCCATATCACTTTTTTGGTCTCTATTCGTCTGATGCAACACCTCTTTGCCGGGTTCCAGAGgtgcatgcagattttCTAAAGTAGAATTCTCTGATTTTACAGCGCCTACTTTACTTTCCACATTTTCGTCTTTGGCTGGTTTTGTATTTAGAAGATTAGCTAATCTTTCTTCAAGAGATAATTCCTCGtcctcatcatcttctatCGGATGGTCTAGATGTTCCCCTTTTACATGGGAATTTTGCTCGTAATCATTTGCACTCTCTGCGGTTAGATCAACTGGAACTTCTGGAAGCTGAGCTAGTCCGTCTAAAATGAGCTCATCTATGccatcctcttcttcttcctcatcctcttcttcttcctcatcctcttcattACCATCATCTTGTTCTTGTCCATTTTCTTCCTGGCTAATTTCTTCCAGCTTATCATCAAATTCGTTCTCAGAGATGCCCTTCCACTCTCCAGAGGCTTTGCTGAAGTGGAGGTTTTCACGATCTGCTCCTTGCCTGAGTTGCAAGCGGAGAAGAACAACTTCTCCTTTGTGGTATAAATCGACAGTTATACATTTGACCTCTTTGGGTGCTTGCCAgatttcattttcttcttccgtaactttgatgaagaatctactcCCCTTTGGGATGAATGACTTGTACTTtactccatcttcttctCCTTGATCTACTGTGATGTTTGAATCGACCTGCGCGAGATCCAGCACAAGCTCGGAGGCCGCGGGTGCAGCAACAACTGCGACTACACTCTGACTACAGAGCAAGTGCAAAAATATAGAGGAAATGACTACTGTGATTCTCATCCCTCCAAAGTCCTAGAAAGCCGGAGGAAGAAACGATAACTCAAAGTTCATGGGGTCCAGGAATGAAGATTTAGAGAAGTTAATTCATATATTACAAGTACGATTACAGGCTTAAATTTAccaaaaacatgatggaAATTGCTGGTTCAATGTTACATGTATGTTTAGTCCGTAAGGGGTGAGAAAGAAGGTTGTGTGTGCATGAATCCTCAACCTTCTGCTCCAAAACCGTTCTTCCTCCCTCTTTTTTGGCTTATTCTGGGTTATTCGAGAATGTAAAGTTTAGGGAGTCTAATCATGCGCCTTAGAATTGTCCCAGAGCCGCTGAGTAACGAACGCTGGATAGGGAGGAATGGTGTGTACACACACCAATGGCATTCTCTGCATTTATTCCGGGATATTTCACTCTATTTTTGATATTATCAATTCTTGGTTAATTAGTATGGATATGCCAGAGTTTTTGGCTAAGCATGCAGTTTTGCCTCAATGGAGCTGTTCCTTTTGGCATTTCacttcatcatcttttcTGTCACATTTTTGGTGTTTAAAGACTAGAGATGGTAGTTTTACAGACACCGGAATGGGTAGCTGGTCTACATTTGTGTGATTCATCCCAGAGTGCTAAGCAAGTGGTCATGTTTGGGCGCTTGCAAGGTCTCTGTTTTTTGCATTAACTTGTACTAGCACTCTAGTGTCCAGAAGATTGAGAAATGAGTAAATCAATGGTTGTGATGCTATCCCATAGATCGTGTTCCATGGGTCATAAGAGTGTTCATTATCCCATTCAGCTGAGTTTTCCTTTGGCCGGTTCACACCATTTCTACTCTTCCAACTAGCTTATCGTTACAGATTAAAGCAATTTGCAAGTGTTTCCATTCCTGAACATCAAGGAATGAGTGCTAATAGCAGCAGCATTCCCTCGGGATATTGCACTTTTTTTGGGCTCATTTATAAGTCATTCCGAGCAGAAGGAATATCATTATGCACATCAGGGTACCATCTTCAGTCACAAAATGCACACATGTCGTAGTCAACAGTCTCCGGCAAGAATGGCCAAAGTCTATATGGAGTAGACGGGAGCCTCGTGAACGTTCTAGGGACTCCGTTAGAGTTAAAAAACCTTTTATAACACAAATTAGTGTCTTTGTCCATAATATTCACTAGAGCATCCAATAACGCACCTGCGCCTATGTCCCGGGTCAAATATATGCTAAAAGACAAGGTATAAACTATCCTTTTTGACGATTTTCCAGCTAGGGATTATTCATCATGGACTAATGATCCGCATTCACCTTGAACTAATGCAAAATATGAAATTAATGCAGCTATTCACCCTCGGCGCCAATAGACAACTGTTTCCTGGAGAATATAGCCAGTTTTCTTGATAATTTAGGATTAAATAGCGTAGTATAAATTCCTTAATGTTAGGAATCTGGTCTGGGAGGCCCTGGTTCTCGTTATTTTTCCTCATAGAGTCAGGAGCGCTCCTTCTGCCGTAGGCTGCGCCTCTAGTCCCTAATTTCGCCAGGAGAACGCATACTTCTTGGCTAAAATATCGTCTCCTTGCAGCCAATAACTCGAGGAAAAGTGTCTC encodes the following:
- a CDS encoding hypothetical protein (encoded by transcript BEWA_039660A), translated to MSSSMPSSSSSSSSSSSSSSSLPSSCSCPFSSWLISSSLSSNSFSEMPFHSPEALLKWRFSRSAPCLSCKRRRTTSPLWYKSTVIHLTSLGACQISFSSSVTLMKNLLPFGMNDLYFTPSSSP
- a CDS encoding signal peptide containing protein (encoded by transcript BEWA_039650A); translation: MRVYAVFDLLVLFAIYSCHCFDCFGLFSCFSSCCGSSKEDKGNVTVEVYAPANNQAIQDLTTAVPAPRKSPSEPPTPADNPEQKEEERHEEEVPEEKPKEDTKPESSVPQLTTTPVTLDLAKPDSNSILVRDESNKEITKKRFTSKTDYHISSVVDGDKELWEGGHVKASSSVLSSKDDIHLLFLETDNNGNIFPEFFEKSGEEWTEIDIDEFLKKQNEMRAPAQKVGQQKASTIVETLRDPLTIDIAKIDEETVLTSPDVLSGIKRDVYVPKGSYYFNKIVDDTKTVWEAGNGEKCWLIYDCSRENFNRLLHINVKQPSGISKEVHFEKNNDRWSHITREEFSTKYNGMRDTSKDSKIAAIKASSQNKQTGNLSGTQGNSTEDG